From the genome of Solanum pennellii chromosome 6, SPENNV200:
TTGAGTATTCCAAATTTTGATTCTGTCACTAAAATTAACACCACTATCATCTCCAAGTCTCATGATGATATCTATGATGTTAATGGTGGTCTTCCAATTTATGCACAAACAagtgtatattttatttatgctGGAAATAATCTCGATGTTAAACTAAATGACTCTACGGAGGCTTGTTCATGAACATATATATGGAATGTACTAGTACAAGAATTTGGAATATGGCCAATCCCATAATTTT
Proteins encoded in this window:
- the LOC107022952 gene encoding uncharacterized protein LOC107022952 — its product is MTTFIKIFCLVLCLAFMYEGIEGSICNPGIEISQTKLGMSQGQQVWNATVSNTCSCTLLQVKLSIPNFDSVTKINTTIISKSHDDIYDVNGGLPIYAQTSVYFIYAGNNLDVKLNDSTEACS